ACCAAACGGCGCACGGTGAATCATTACCGGGCGATGTTTCTGGTTATCCGCTCCGGTATATTCCAGTTCAAACCTGTCTGGCAGGTTATAATCCACCTGAATGGTTCCTAATTGCCAGCGCCGGCCAAGGGCATCTTTCACCATAAAATCGAGTTTTGGCCCATAGAAGGCAGCCTCTCCGAGCTCCACCCGCGCTTTCATTCCTTTTTCTTCACAAGCTTCCAGGATAGCGCGTTCCGCTTTATCCCAATTCTCGTCTGTGCCAATATATTTTTCTTTGTTTTCGGGATCCCGCAAGGAGATCTGAGCTTCAAAATCCTTGAAATCCAACGCCTTGAAGATAATGAAAATAATGTCCATCACTTTCAGGAATTCGTCTTTTACCTGTTCGGGCATACAGAAAATGTGCGCGTCATCCTGTGTAAAGCCTCGAACCCGTGTGAGCCCGTGTAATTCACCGCTTTGCTCGTAGCGATACACCGTGCCGAATTCAGCAAGGCGAAGCGGTAAATCTTTGTAAGAACGCGGGAAAGCCTTGTATATCTCACAGTGATGCGGACAGTTCATCGGTTTTAGCAGAAACTCCTCATCTTCTTCGGGGGTACGAATGGGTTGAAACGAATCCTTACCGTATTTGGCATAGTGCCCCGATGTCACGTAGAGCTGTTTTCCCCCGATATGAGGCGTGATAACCTGTTCGTATTCGAATTGTTGTTGAATTTTTTTTAGAAATTCTTCCAGTTTCAACCGGAGTTGAGTTCCTTTGGGAAGCCATAACGGCAGTCCAGCTCCGACAACTTGAGAGAAGGTGAAAAGTTCAAGTTCTTTTCCGATTTTACGGTGATCACGTTTTTTAGCCTCTTCAATCATCTCAAGATACTCGTCCAGCATCTTTTTTTTCGGGAAAGTGATTCCGTACAGACGCGTCAGTTGCGGGCGCTTTTCATCGCCACGCCAATATGCTCCTGCTACGCTCAACACTTTTACTGACTTTATGTACGAGGTATTGGGTAAATGCGGGCCACGACATAAATCGGTAAAATCCCCCTGAGTATATGTGGTTATGGTTCCGTCTTCCAGTTCACTGATAAGTTCCACTTTGTAGTTCTCATTGCGGTCGGAGAACATTTTAATGGCATCAGCTTTCGATATATTTTTTCGCCTGATCTCTTCCTTGGCCGCGATAAGTTCCATCATTTTCTTTTCGATAGCGGGAAAATCAGATTCTTTAATGGATACGCCCTCTCCCGGATC
This portion of the Petrimonas sulfuriphila genome encodes:
- the thrS gene encoding threonine--tRNA ligase, which translates into the protein MIKITFPDNSVREYEEGITGLQIAESISSRLAQEVLAASVNGETWDLTRPISEDAAIQLLKWEDTEGKHAYWHSSAHLMAEALQALYPGIKFGIGPAIENGFYYDVDPGEGVSIKESDFPAIEKKMMELIAAKEEIRRKNISKADAIKMFSDRNENYKVELISELEDGTITTYTQGDFTDLCRGPHLPNTSYIKSVKVLSVAGAYWRGDEKRPQLTRLYGITFPKKKMLDEYLEMIEEAKKRDHRKIGKELELFTFSQVVGAGLPLWLPKGTQLRLKLEEFLKKIQQQFEYEQVITPHIGGKQLYVTSGHYAKYGKDSFQPIRTPEEDEEFLLKPMNCPHHCEIYKAFPRSYKDLPLRLAEFGTVYRYEQSGELHGLTRVRGFTQDDAHIFCMPEQVKDEFLKVMDIIFIIFKALDFKDFEAQISLRDPENKEKYIGTDENWDKAERAILEACEEKGMKARVELGEAAFYGPKLDFMVKDALGRRWQLGTIQVDYNLPDRFELEYTGADNQKHRPVMIHRAPFGSMERFVAVLIEHTAGKFPLWLTPTQVVILPVSEKFNDYAYSVARTLKMQDIRAEVDDRNEKVGRKIRDNELRRTPYLLIVGEKEAENEEVSVRKQGGIDQGSEKLTTFAHRIKQEVDEMMNPQVNI